The Acidimicrobiales bacterium sequence GCTGACGGGGGCCAACGGCCAGTTGGGCACGGAGATCCAGCCCCTGCTCGAACCCCATGAGGTCACCGCGGTCGACCTTCCCGAACTCGACATCACCGATCGGGCCCTCGTGCTCGGCGCCATGCACGAGCTGCGGCCGGATGTCGTCATCAACTGTGCGGCGATCACCGCGGTGGACGACTGCGAGACGAAGGTCGAACTCGCGTACAACGTCAACGCGATGGCCGTGCGTCATCTCGCTGAGGGCTGTCGTCAGACCGGTGCCCATCTCGCCAGCGTCTCGACGGACTATGTGTTCGACGGCACCAAGGACAGTCCCTACGTCGAGTGGGACACGCCGAATCCCGTGTCGGTCTACGGCCGATCCAAGCTCGCGGGCGAGATCGAGGCGGGCCCAGCGGCCACCGTCGTCCGCACCGCCTGGGTCTGCGGCGAGTACGGCCACAACATGGTGAAGACCATCCTGCGGCTGCTCGGCGAGCACGACCAGCTCACGTTCGTCGACGATCAGGTGGGGCACCCCACCTTCACCTCGGACCTGGCGCCGGTCCTGCGGGACCTGGCGCTGTCGAAGCGGCCGGGACTGTTCCACGTCACCAACCAGGGGGCGGTGAGCTGGTACGAGTTCGCCCGCGAGGTCGCCAAGGCGGCCGGCGCCGACCCCGAACGGGTCAATCCGTGTTCCACCGACGAACTGCCCGGTTCCTACCCGGCCCCTCGTCCGGCGAACTCGGTTCTCGACAACATGGCCCTGCGCCTCTCGGGCCTCCCCGAGACCCGCGACTTCCGCGACCCTCTCGCCGAACTCGTGTCCCGCCTCACCTGACCCGCGCACCGAAGACCCCACCCCCCCCTTCCTTCCGTTCTGGCGTGTGTATCGCCCGAACTCCGGGTGATGTGCACGCCACTTCGGGGGTTTGGGTTTGGGTTCTGGGAGTCAGGCGGTGCGGCGGGAGGCGGCGGCGACGCTGAGAGTGGCGGCGACGGCGAGGAACGTGAGCCAGACGACGCGGTCGAGTGATCCGAGCAACACGCCCGTGTCGAGCTCGAGGCCGATGATCGGCGCGAGGGCGGCGAGGAGCGCCTCGCGCACGCCGAGGCCGCCGGGGAAGAAGCCGATCGCGACGGTGATCGCGCCGGCGACCGAGAGGGCCACCGCCTGGAGCGGGTCGATCGACACGCCGAGGGCGCTGACGGCGAGTCCGAGCCGCAGGGCGCTGACCGCGAGCCAGCCCGCCTCGACGAGGACGATCACGAGCGCGAGGGCTATCCGCTGCTCGGCGGGCGCGGTGCGGGTGAACATGGTGGCCGCGACGATGGCGACGGCGAGGCCCGCGGCCGCGACGGCGAGTCCGAGCCACACGTTGCCCTCGACGGCGATGGCGCCGCCCCCGATCACGCCGGTGATCGAGAGCCACGTCAGGCCGGGAACCGCGCTCGCGTTCACGGCGGTGCCGTAGGTCGTGCCGTCCTCGGCCAGCGACTGCACGGTCACGAGGAGCGAACCGGGGAGCGGGAGCAGGTTCGCCGCCGAGGACAGCACCGCGACGTCGAGGCAACGGGTCAGGCCCGGTCGCTGGTCGGCGATCGCCGCCGCGGCGCGGAACTCGGCCGCCTTCAGCAGCAGGCTCAGCGGTGCCGCGACGGCGAAGAGGACGACGATGGGGAGCCACTCGAGGTCGCCGATCGCGAGCTCGGACGAGCGCCACGCCCAGATCGTCGCGCCGAGCACGCCGGCGGCAGTGATGGCGAGCAGCAGGCCACGCGTCCGGGGCGTGAGCGGTCGGGCGCGCTGGTCGAGGAGGCGGCGCAGCGCGGTCGGCATCCCGCGACGCTACCGTCACGGCCGAGATGAAGGTGTTGATCGACGCGGTGCATCCCGCCGACGTGTGGACGCTCGGCGCCGTCGAGGATCGCCTGCTCGCCGACGGCGCGGAGACGCTGTGGCTCTCGCGCCCCGGCAAGGATTCGGTGGTCGAGCTGATCGAGGCGCGGGACCGTCCGCACGTGCCTGCCTCGACCGCAGGGACGTCGATGCTCTCGTTGGCCCGTGAGCTCCTGGTGCGGGACTGGCGGGCGTGGCGCGAGGTCCGCCGGTTCCGGCCCGATGTGATCCTCACCCGGTCGCCGGCCGGCGTGCACGCGGGCCGCCTCACCCGCACGCCCGTGCTCTATGACACCGACGACGGCCATGTGGCGGGACTCCTGTACTACGTGGCCGGTCCGTTCGCGAACATCATCGCCAGCCCGACCGCCACCGAGAAGAGCTACGGCCGCAACCATCGGCGCTACCAGGGGTACAAGGAGCTCTTCTACCTCCACCCGTCACGGTTCACGCCGGATCCGGACATCCGCGGCGAGCTCGGGCTGGGACCCGACGAGCGGTTCCATGTCCTGCGGCTCACGGCGTTCACCGCCAGCCACGACGTGAGCGAGGCCGGGATGAGCCGCGACCAGATCGATCGTGTGATCGGGCGGTTGGAGACGACCGGCTCGGTGCTCATCTCCTCCGAGGAGCCCCTGCCGCCCGACCTCGCCGACCGCCGGGTGGCCGCCGCCCCCGAGCGCTTCCACCATGTGCTCGCGGCGGCCGACATCGTCGTGGGCGACAGCCAGACGGTCTGCTCGGAGGCGGGCGTGATCGGCACGCCGTCGATCCGGTTCAACACCTGGGCGGGCCGCCACCCGTATCAGGTCGAACTCGAGGAGCGGTGGGGGCTCACCCAGGCGTTCCTGCTCGAGGACGAGGCGGCGTTCTTCGCCGCCCTCGACGAACTGGTGGACGATCTGCCCGCCGCCCAGGCCCGTCACGACGATGGGCGCCGGCGGATGCTCGAGTGGTGTGGCGACCCCGTCGACGATCTGACGGCCTGGACCTGTGAACTCGCCGGCGTCGACGCGCCGACGAGCTGACCGACTCAGCTCACCCGCATGGCGGACGGCAGCTCGACCCCGTCGGCGAACGCCTCGGGCGTGCCCGCGAGTCGCCACAGGAACGTGGCGATCTCGCCCCGGGTGAGCACCTTGTCGGGTTCGAACGTTGTGGATGATGTGCCGGTCGTGATCCCGTGCTCCACCATCCAACGAACCGCCTCGGTGTAGAAGCGGTTGTCGGCCACGTCGACGAAGTCGTGGGGCTCGTCCGACGCCGGCTCGCCGGCGAGGCGCCAGAGGAACGTCGCCGCCTCGGCGCGGGTGACGATCGCGTGGGGCGAGAACGCCGCGTCCGAGGTCCCGGTCGTGATGCCGGTGTACGCCATCCAGGCGACCGCTCCCTCGTAGAACGACTTCGGTTCGACGTCCGCGAAGATCGACGGCTCCGGCGCCGGCGGCTCACCGGCGAAGCGCCACACGAAGGTCGCGATGTGGGCCCGGGTGTTGTCGTCGTGCGGGCCGAAGGTGTCATCGGAGAGGCCGGTCGTGAGTTTCTCGGTGACCATCCACTGCACCGGTTCGTAGAAGAACTCGCCCGGGTCGACGTCGACGAAGTTCACGATCTCGTCGATCTCCATGCGGGCGCCGGCGAAGCGACCCGAGCAATCCGGGTCACGCTTGCAGCCCTCGTTGAGCGCGTACCAGAAGCGGTAGCCGTACGGGGTGGTGCCCCCGGGCGACAGACCTTCGACCGTCACGGTCTTCAACGTGCCGACGATCGTCACTTCGGCGAAGTTGATCCAGCCGGACGCGGGAGCGTCGGTGATCTCGATGTCGCGCACCGTCCCCACGTGGAGCTGGTCGCCCTCCACCGGGTCGCTGTACTCGTTGAGATAGCGCGACACTCGTTCGACGGTCCAGGTGGTCTCCCGCCACCGGTTCGGGTTGCTCGGATGTGCATCGAAGGGATCCGCCTTCGAGGGCAGATAGGCGAGGTCGGTCCCGCCGTTCCAGACATCGCTCGGCTTGGCGGTGTGGCCTCCGTTGGACGACGAGTAGAACGCCTGGGCGATCTTTCCGTCGAAGACGAGGAGCTGATCGTCGGAGATGTCGACGCCGTCGCACCAGTTGCCACAGCCCTGGAGCATGCGGTCGTAGCCGGTGTAGTGCTGGTCCTTCGTCGAGTCGACGATGTCCCACGGGCGACCGAGGTGGGCGCGGTTGATGATCGCGGCGGCGGCGTAGCTCCGGCCCGCGACGGCCTGGGCGGCTTGGGCCTCCGCCGGCCACGACGTCGGGATCTCGGCCAGTCCGACGAGATAGTCCTGGAAGTCGAGGTCCCCGTGGATGACGCAGAACCGCGTGCCGGACCCGCAGTCCGAGTCGTGCTCGCCGGGCACGAGGATGATCCGACCGCCGGCATAGGCGCCGCTGCCGTTGCCGAGGTTCGGGTTCGTGTCCTCCCCGGGTTCGAGGACGACGTGGGTGCCGCCGACGAGCGCGAACTCGAGGGGCCCGGTGCAGGTCTCGTCGCACAGCTCGACCCGGGCGGTGTCCGGGTCGTCGTCGTCATCGATCGTCGCCGACCAGGCCGTTCCGTCGAACGACGCCTCGACGGATTCCGTCGAGGTGGTCAGGAGGTCGCCGCCGACGTGGACCTCGAGCTCCCACCCCTCCTGGTAGTCGCCGTTGATGTACGGCTGGGAGACGCTGACCTTTCCGCCGTGGGTGTTGCCGCCGGAGCCGTTCTCGATGAGGACGTCGAGTCCGTCGCCGTCGTCGAACTCGGGGAAGTCGGACAGCGAGCCGAGCGTTGCGCCCTCGTAGTAGAAGCCGAGGATGTCCTCGTGGCTGTGGCCGGCTTCGGC is a genomic window containing:
- the rfbD gene encoding dTDP-4-dehydrorhamnose reductase, translated to MRILLTGANGQLGTEIQPLLEPHEVTAVDLPELDITDRALVLGAMHELRPDVVINCAAITAVDDCETKVELAYNVNAMAVRHLAEGCRQTGAHLASVSTDYVFDGTKDSPYVEWDTPNPVSVYGRSKLAGEIEAGPAATVVRTAWVCGEYGHNMVKTILRLLGEHDQLTFVDDQVGHPTFTSDLAPVLRDLALSKRPGLFHVTNQGAVSWYEFAREVAKAAGADPERVNPCSTDELPGSYPAPRPANSVLDNMALRLSGLPETRDFRDPLAELVSRLT
- a CDS encoding SpoIID/LytB domain-containing protein, whose protein sequence is MSRLPLHRVLSAVMVASILAATAAPASADEGPAEPTITFRHGGFGHGVGMSQYGALARAEAGHSHEDILGFYYEGATLGSLSDFPEFDDGDGLDVLIENGSGGNTHGGKVSVSQPYINGDYQEGWELEVHVGGDLLTTSTESVEASFDGTAWSATIDDDDDPDTARVELCDETCTGPLEFALVGGTHVVLEPGEDTNPNLGNGSGAYAGGRIILVPGEHDSDCGSGTRFCVIHGDLDFQDYLVGLAEIPTSWPAEAQAAQAVAGRSYAAAAIINRAHLGRPWDIVDSTKDQHYTGYDRMLQGCGNWCDGVDISDDQLLVFDGKIAQAFYSSSNGGHTAKPSDVWNGGTDLAYLPSKADPFDAHPSNPNRWRETTWTVERVSRYLNEYSDPVEGDQLHVGTVRDIEITDAPASGWINFAEVTIVGTLKTVTVEGLSPGGTTPYGYRFWYALNEGCKRDPDCSGRFAGARMEIDEIVNFVDVDPGEFFYEPVQWMVTEKLTTGLSDDTFGPHDDNTRAHIATFVWRFAGEPPAPEPSIFADVEPKSFYEGAVAWMAYTGITTGTSDAAFSPHAIVTRAEAATFLWRLAGEPASDEPHDFVDVADNRFYTEAVRWMVEHGITTGTSSTTFEPDKVLTRGEIATFLWRLAGTPEAFADGVELPSAMRVS